A DNA window from Anastrepha obliqua isolate idAnaObli1 chromosome 5, idAnaObli1_1.0, whole genome shotgun sequence contains the following coding sequences:
- the LOC129247801 gene encoding testis-specific serine/threonine-protein kinase 4 isoform X2 — MQMPTEESSTNSSASRILANIKLDAVDSNNNSDHIDYKLNINDVLRRRGGASKDGNRSEASVSVRRQGSSLSVGTEAKSYNEPTATVRPKTILEDHGIVLGKVIGTGNYAKVKIGYSEEYGKRVAVKIISKVKAPAEYTQKFLPREIESVKGLHHENLITFYQSIETSHRVYLIMQLAENGTLLDYVRDKKFLEEPQARNIFKQLISAVEYIHSKNVVHRDIKCENLLLDENYTLKLIDFGFARKDTRNSDQEVILSKTFCGSYAYASPEILKGIAYDPFMSDIWACGVVCYAMVFGRLPYDGSNVHVLLKRINASLAFPKNPTVSNECKQLIGSILAPLKVRYTIPQIKEETWFRKS, encoded by the exons ATGCAAATGCCAACGGAAGAAAGTTCAACGAATAGTTCGGCAAGCAGAATTCTGGCAAATATAAAACTCGATGCAGTTGACAGTAACAACAACAGCGATCACATTGACTATAAGCTAAATATCAACGACGTATTACGTCGGCGTGGCGGTGCATCTAAAGATGGGAATAGATCAGAAGCTTCTGTATCGGTGCGGCGTCAAGGATCGTCACTCTCTGTAGGTACCGAAGCAAAATCTTATAATGAACCTACCGCTACTGTCCGTCCAAAAACTATACTTGAGGATCATGGCATTGTGCTTGGTAAAGTGATTGGTACGGGTAATTATGCCAAGGTAAAAATTGGCTATTCGGAGGAATATGGCAAGCGGGTGGCGgttaaaataatatcaaaagtGAAAGCGCCAGCAGAGTATACGCAAAAATTTCTGCCACGTGAAATCGAATCGGTGAAGGGTTTGCATCATGAGAACTTGATAACCTTCTATCAAAGTATCGAGACCAGTCATAG GGTTTATTTAATCATGCAACTAGCGGAGAATGGCACACTTCTCGATTATGTTCGAGATAAGAAATTTTTAGAAGAACCACAAGCTCGCAATATATTTAAGCAATTAATTAGCGCCGTGGAATATATACATTCAAAGAACGTGGTCCATCG TGACATAAAATGCGAAAATCTGCTACTCGATGAAAATTATACCTTGAAGTTGATTGACTTTGGCTTCGCGCGCAAAGATACGCGCAACAGTGATCAGGAAGTGATTCTGTCGAAAACCTTTTGTGGCAGCTATGCCTATGCCAGCCCGGAAATTCTCAAAG GCATTGCCTACGATCCATTCATGTCCGATATCTGGGCATGCGGTGTTGTGTGCTACGCCATGGTTTTCGGACGTCTGCCCTACGATGGCTCCAACGTCCATGTGCTACTTAAACGCATCAATGCTTCGCTTGCATTTCCAAAGAATCCGACGGTTAGCAACGAATGCAAACAGTTGATCGGGAGTATATTGGCACCCCTCAAAGTACGCTATACTATACCACAAATCAAAGAGGAAACTTGGTTTAGAAAAAGTTAA
- the LOC129247801 gene encoding testis-specific serine/threonine-protein kinase 4 isoform X1 yields the protein MQMPTEESSTNSSASRILANIKLDAVDSNNNSDHIDYKLNINDVLRRRGGASKDGNRSEASVSVRRQGSSLSVGTEAKSYNEPTATVRPKTILEDHGIVLGKVIGTGNYAKVKIGYSEEYGKRVAVKIISKVKAPAEYTQKFLPREIESVKGLHHENLITFYQSIETSHRVYLIMQLAENGTLLDYVRDKKFLEEPQARNIFKQLISAVEYIHSKNVVHRDIKCENLLLDENYTLKLIDFGFARKDTRNSDQEVILSKTFCGSYAYASPEILKAFFPPTGIAYDPFMSDIWACGVVCYAMVFGRLPYDGSNVHVLLKRINASLAFPKNPTVSNECKQLIGSILAPLKVRYTIPQIKEETWFRKS from the exons ATGCAAATGCCAACGGAAGAAAGTTCAACGAATAGTTCGGCAAGCAGAATTCTGGCAAATATAAAACTCGATGCAGTTGACAGTAACAACAACAGCGATCACATTGACTATAAGCTAAATATCAACGACGTATTACGTCGGCGTGGCGGTGCATCTAAAGATGGGAATAGATCAGAAGCTTCTGTATCGGTGCGGCGTCAAGGATCGTCACTCTCTGTAGGTACCGAAGCAAAATCTTATAATGAACCTACCGCTACTGTCCGTCCAAAAACTATACTTGAGGATCATGGCATTGTGCTTGGTAAAGTGATTGGTACGGGTAATTATGCCAAGGTAAAAATTGGCTATTCGGAGGAATATGGCAAGCGGGTGGCGgttaaaataatatcaaaagtGAAAGCGCCAGCAGAGTATACGCAAAAATTTCTGCCACGTGAAATCGAATCGGTGAAGGGTTTGCATCATGAGAACTTGATAACCTTCTATCAAAGTATCGAGACCAGTCATAG GGTTTATTTAATCATGCAACTAGCGGAGAATGGCACACTTCTCGATTATGTTCGAGATAAGAAATTTTTAGAAGAACCACAAGCTCGCAATATATTTAAGCAATTAATTAGCGCCGTGGAATATATACATTCAAAGAACGTGGTCCATCG TGACATAAAATGCGAAAATCTGCTACTCGATGAAAATTATACCTTGAAGTTGATTGACTTTGGCTTCGCGCGCAAAGATACGCGCAACAGTGATCAGGAAGTGATTCTGTCGAAAACCTTTTGTGGCAGCTATGCCTATGCCAGCCCGGAAATTCTCAAAG CTTTCTTTCCTCCCACAGGCATTGCCTACGATCCATTCATGTCCGATATCTGGGCATGCGGTGTTGTGTGCTACGCCATGGTTTTCGGACGTCTGCCCTACGATGGCTCCAACGTCCATGTGCTACTTAAACGCATCAATGCTTCGCTTGCATTTCCAAAGAATCCGACGGTTAGCAACGAATGCAAACAGTTGATCGGGAGTATATTGGCACCCCTCAAAGTACGCTATACTATACCACAAATCAAAGAGGAAACTTGGTTTAGAAAAAGTTAA